AAATATGCGTGGAATggttttaatagatatttttcatGCCAGATGAGGAACTGATTTGAACCAATTTTTCTCACATATGACTGTGAAATACAATCTGTTCATGGAGATGCCATTAGATTTCTCATCTGACTGTGAGTGTCCTAACTGCTTGGAGAATATACAGAATGGAGCCAATTGGAACCCCTGTTCCGTGAACAGTGATGAATCTTTACattcaagacaaagaaataaatctaTGCCTTCATCCAGCATGCAGTGCTTTCCTTCCCAGGGTTGTTCCGCCAGGCCAGAGGAAGGCACCAAAGAAGACTCAGTGTTCCTTCCCTCGGAAGAAGAAAGCTACGTAGTGACTTCTGAAAACCATGATCTTGGCATAAACCTTGAGGACCTTACAAAGAAAATCAGGCCATTGAGAGAGCTGACTGTCCAGGAGTTGCTGAGAGAGTTTGGGGACAGCAGGAAGTTCCCACCAAACTCCGTGTCTCTGGGTCACTTTAGAGACCAGGTGGTAATGAAGTTCAGAAGAGCTCTGTATTATTCCGGAATTTGGGTGGCATATGTCCAAGGCTACAGATTTGAAAAACACTTATCAGCTAATTATTTCAAGAGAAACCCTGATTGTTTACATCGGCTGGTTCCCTGGCTGAAACGAGAACTAACAGCTGTTTATGGAGATTATGGCTACACAGTGAAGAATATTCTATCCACCATTCTCCATCACATGACAAAATATGATCTAGACAGTGACTCCTTCATTAACCTTCTAGAACCTTATCTCCAACAACACACCCACCACTTTCTGCACGAATTTATCAGTTTTGTTCATTCGCCTTACAACATGGAGACTTATGACCAACGAGCCATCTATCAATGTCCTACTGTTTCACCTTGGGGAGGAAAAAAGTCTGTTGCATCAGCTCCCGTTTTGCCTTTGCCTATGGATCAGGCTGTACTGGCACCTCAACATGATATAAAACAGTCTAAAAACACCCAGGGCCAATGGAATAATGACCAGAGGCCTCTGTCAGGCATGAAAGCATTTCCCAGTGGTAACTCTTGCTTGAAGAAATCTGAAGTTCCACTACTCCATCATAAAGCAGGAAGCAAAATCCATACTTGGCTCAAAGACAAATCAGAACCAGGTGATCTCAAAGTCACACCTTCTACCAATAGCATGCTCCTGAACTGGGCTATACTAAGGGAAAAGGGCCCAGGCTCACTGAATTGCAAAAAAAATGTTCaagagaggaagacagaaaggATAAAGTTGTTTCCGGGTCATGCCCAGGATATGGGAAAGAGTGAAACAACTGCGCACACTTTCAGTTCCTCAGCAATTTTGAATCAGGAACAGCCATGGAGGAACAGCCTAAGAGAAAAAAAGGCTTTGAACATTGGCCAACAGATCAATTTCcagaaaaaagaagcagaaaaaaacaaatattcagaCTCTTCACCAAGAACCTTTCAAAGAAGATTACCCAGAGAAAGATCCTTGATAAATTGCAAATCTAGAAAGAGGGACCCCTCCTGGAGCTGCATTTCAGAAACTGCTGTTTCTTCtaagagagaggggaggaagct
This portion of the Bubalus bubalis isolate 160015118507 breed Murrah chromosome 3, NDDB_SH_1, whole genome shotgun sequence genome encodes:
- the LOC102406003 gene encoding E3 ubiquitin-protein ligase Topors; the encoded protein is MTVKYNLFMEMPLDFSSDCECPNCLENIQNGANWNPCSVNSDESLHSRQRNKSMPSSSMQCFPSQGCSARPEEGTKEDSVFLPSEEESYVVTSENHDLGINLEDLTKKIRPLRELTVQELLREFGDSRKFPPNSVSLGHFRDQVVMKFRRALYYSGIWVAYVQGYRFEKHLSANYFKRNPDCLHRLVPWLKRELTAVYGDYGYTVKNILSTILHHMTKYDLDSDSFINLLEPYLQQHTHHFLHEFISFVHSPYNMETYDQRAIYQCPTVSPWGGKKSVASAPVLPLPMDQAVLAPQHDIKQSKNTQGQWNNDQRPLSGMKAFPSGNSCLKKSEVPLLHHKAGSKIHTWLKDKSEPGDLKVTPSTNSMLLNWAILREKGPGSLNCKKNVQERKTERIKLFPGHAQDMGKSETTAHTFSSSAILNQEQPWRNSLREKKALNIGQQINFQKKEAEKNKYSDSSPRTFQRRLPRERSLINCKSRKRDPSWSCISETAVSSKREGRKLNSFRKKRMKYRQPFRFAEVGSHCRRGIQRQPRSSTQRSKSWCVGLTNRSISRESSNPSLRGSHRSEHFTQNICCELSKEKKAHAYESNYGRPSSATIQYMKFRSNAGKRPKYPLKSEDSYQAGSHCNSPTCLQSQKFTSPSKQEMNHKKTFPSAKTRTVRHRRSKYHCLDTQTTAEVSDEIGDLNDLRQKSSLSECVPSCRRQMQKEKENPSLQKHHQAKSEQKGDKESETHRCK